The following are encoded in a window of Impatiens glandulifera chromosome 5, dImpGla2.1, whole genome shotgun sequence genomic DNA:
- the LOC124939254 gene encoding serine carboxypeptidase-like encodes MAQRSVLILFPLFFFSCQILSSSSSSSLRVNNSQSREAERLIRSLNLFPSSGVNSGGNSSGQLPDAVLSSSLVEKQFRLPVHGPSIRNLGHYAGYYRLPHTRDARMFYLFFESRKNKRRDPVVIWLTGGPGGTCFMPMFYENGPYHITNNNSLIWNDFGWDQVSNLIYVDQPIGTGFSYSSHNSDFRNEQEGVSKDLYDFLQAFFAEHPQYLRNDFYIAGESYAGHTIPVLASRIQNGNRNRDGAHINLKGFAIGDGLVDAAIQHKAMPEYAKSVNLITESQAMEVSRLIPACERDAARCNARRGGGGDSCIDAHSSCTAIFDGIMRLIGYRNFYDIRKRCVSNGCYDFSYMEHIMNDGSVKEALGVGNMNFVSVNRNVYNAFLKDFVRNYGGRIPPLLDDGIKVLIYAGEYDLICNWIGNYWWVREMNWSGQRQFNGASPTPYVVDGDLKGQLIEYGPLSFLKVLDSGHMVPMDQPQAALEMLERWMKGTL; translated from the exons ATGGCACAAAGATCTGTTCTAAttctttttcctctttttttcttctcatgTCAAATTCTTTCATCATCGTCGTCTTCTTCTTTGCGGGTTAATAATTCGCAAAGTAGGGAAGCGGAGAGGCTTATCCGCAGTTTAAACTTGTTTCCCAGTTCCGGCGTCAACTCCGGTGGCAATTCTTCCGGTCAATTACCCGATGCAGTACTATCGTCCTCATTGGTCGAAAAGCAGTTCAGACTCCCAGTCCATGGTCCTTCGATTCGGAATTTGGGTCATTATGCCGGCTATTATCGACTTCCTCACACTAGAGATGCAAG GATGTTTTACTTATTCTTTGAGTCGAGAAAGAATAAGCGCAGGGACCCAGTTGTGATATGGTTGACCGGAGGACCCGGAGGTACCTGTTTTATGCCTATGTTTTATGAAAACGGTCCTTACCATATAACCAACAACAATTCTCTTATCTGGAATGACTTTGGTTGGGACCAAGTCTCCAACTTGATCTATGTGGACCAGCCCATCGGCACCGGTTTCAGCTATAGTTCCCATAATTCTGATTTTCGTAATGAACAAGAGGGTGTTAGCAAGGACTTATATGACTTCTTGCAG GCATTCTTCGCTGAACATCCTCAATATTTGAGGAACGATTTCTACATAGCCGGAGAATCATATGCCGGCCACACTATTCCTGTCTTAGCCTCTCGGATTCAAAATGGAAACAGAAATAGAGATGGAGCTCACATTAACCTTaag GGTTTTGCTATTGGAGATGGATTGGTAGACGCTGCAATTCAACACAAGGCAATGCCAGAATATGCTAAAAGTGTGAATCTGATCACAGAATCTCAAGCCATGGAAGTCTCCAGATTGATACCAGCCTGCGAGAGAGACGCAGCTAGATGCA atGCAAGgcgaggaggaggaggagatagCTGTATAGATGCGCATTCTTCCTGTACTGCCATATTCGATGGTATTATGAGATTAATTGGTTATAGGAAT TTTTACGACATTCGAAAGAGATGCGTGAGTAACGGTTGCTATGATTTCTCGTATATGGAACACATAATGAATGATGGATCGGTTAAAGAAGCACTTGGAGTTGGGAATATGAATTTTGTTTCTGTTAACCGTAATGTTTATAATGCGTTTCTTAAGGATTTTGTGAGGAATTATGGAGGGAGAATTCCTCCGCTTCTTGACGATGGAATTAAAGTCTTAATATATGCAGGAGAATATGATCTCATCTGCAATTGGATTG GGAACTATTGGTGGGTTAGGGAGATGAATTGGTCGGGTCAGAGACAATTCAATGGTGCTTCCCCAACTCCGTATGTAGTCGACGGTGATTTGAAGGGACAACTTATAGAATATGGACCTCTATCATTCCTCAAG GTTCTTGACTCTGGACATATGGTTCCTATGGATCAACCGCAAGCGGCATTAGAGATGCTGGAAAGATGGATGAAAGGGACCCTTTGA